A stretch of the Lolium perenne isolate Kyuss_39 chromosome 3, Kyuss_2.0, whole genome shotgun sequence genome encodes the following:
- the LOC127341169 gene encoding ABC transporter C family member 3, with product MSMPTAAAPSSWPLAASMAAGHADQQPLPIFLCPVILHGVGAAVHLLLALAIASQLIFAARNRRGKEPAAARGGGFRWARLAVRATSALAASEVFLAAYSLVSWYLDNTRGGGGAAGWRAPDAVADQADAVSRAVAWLLLAAYLQLEYRGRGEERFPALLRLWWALFLLLSVLAVAVHAATGLQYRLPVPPLSWARDAVSVLAGAVLLVAGFSAKSEAASGSVSEEPLLSGANRTAGDTIDASMFTGAGFLSFLTFSWMWPLLAVGHRKTLDLADVPDLDHGDSVAGLLPSFKANLDALTGDGSGGQKVTAFKLTRAIVRTVWWHIVVTGLYALIYSLAIYVGPYLIDSLVQYLNGDERYAGKGKLLVVTFIAAKVFECLSQRHWFFRLQQAGIRTRSVLVSTVYQKGLSLSSSSRQSRSSGEMINIISVDADRVGLFSWFMHDFWLVPLQVSMALFILYSTLGIASLAALGVTVIVMLATVLPMQMQEKFQGKLMDCKDVRMKATSEILRNMRILKLQGWEMKFLSKIIDLRKTEESWLKKYLYTSTMTTFVFWGAPTFVAVVTFGACMLLGIPLDSGKVLSALATFRVLQEPIYTLPDMISMFIKTKVSLERIASFLCLEELPMDAVQRLPSGNSDVSVEVSNGCFSWDASSEVPTLTDLNFQARHGMRVAVCGMVGSGKSSLLSSILGEMPKLSGEVKVCGTMAYVSQLAWIQSGKIQDNILFGKEMDTEKYDRVLESCSLKKDLEILPFGDETVIGERGINLSGGQKQRIQIARALYQDADIYLFDDPFSAVDAHTGSHLFKECLLGALGSKTVIYVTHQIEFLPAADLILVMKGGRIAQAGKYDEILSSGEELMELVGAHQDALTALDVIDVANGGSEALSSSGAASLSRSVSSAEENDKQNGEQDFGKVQSGQLVQEEEREKGRVGFWIYWKYLTLSYGGALVPFVLIAQILFQVLQIASNYWMAWASPVSKDVEPPVSMSTLINVFVALAGASSLCILIRALFLVTAAYKTATLLFGKMHMSIFRAPMSFFDSTPSGRILNRASADQSEVDTSIAQQMGSVAFSMIQLVGIIAVMSQVAWQVFVVFVPLTVACFWYQRYYIDTARELQRLVGVCKAPIIQHFAESITGSATIRSFGKENMFVSTNSHLMDAFSRPKFYNAAAREWLCFRLDTLSCLTFAFSLLFLISLPTGFIDPAIAGLAVTYGLNLNTLQAFVVWCMCSLENKIISVERILQYISIPEEPPLSMSGDKLPYNWPSEGVIELHNLHVRYAPQLPFVLKGLTVTFPGAMKTGIVGRTGSGKSTLIQALFRIVDPTIGQILVDGVDVCTIGLHDLRSRLSIIPQDPTMFEGTVRSNIDPLGEYNDNQIWEALDNCQLGDEVRKKELKLDSPVIENGENWSVGQRQLACLGRVILKRSKILVLDEATASVDTATDNLIQKTLREYFSEATVITIAHRITSVLDSDMVLLLDNGVTVESDTPARLLEDKSSLFSKLVAEYTMRAT from the exons ATGTCCATGCCCACCGCGGCCGCGCCCTCGTCGTGGCCCTTGGCGGCATCGATGGCGGCGGGTCACGCCGACCAGCAGCCTCTGCCCATATTCCTGTGCCCGGTCATCCTCCACGGCGTGGGTGCCGCAGTCCACCTCCTGCTCGCCCTCGCCATCGCCAGCCAGCTCATCTTCGCCGCCCGCAACCGCCGCGGGAAGGAACCGGCGGCGGCGAGAGGCGGCGGGTTCCGGTGGGCCCGGCTAGCGGTGCGCGCCACGTCGGCTCTGGCGGCGTCCGAGGTCTTCCTCGCCGCGTACTCCCTGGTTTCCTGGTACCTCGACAACACCCGCGGGGGCGGCGGAGCCGCGGGGTGGCGGGCGCCCGATGCGGTGGCGGACCAGGCGGACGCCGTGTCCCGCGCGGTGGCGTGGCTGCTGCTCGCGGCGTACCTGCAGCTCGAGTACCGCGGCCGCGGGGAGGAGCGTTTCCCGGCGCTGCTCAGGCTCTGGTGGGCGCTCTTCCTGCTGCTCTCGGTGCTGGCCGTCGCCGTCCACGCGGCGACGGGCCTCCAGTACAGACTGCCCGTGCCCCCGCTGTCATGGGCGCGCGACGCCGTCTCGGTCCTCGCGGGCGCGGTGCTGCTCGTCGCCGGGTTCTCGGCCAAGAGCGAGGCGGCGAGCGGCTCTGTTTCAGAGGAGCCTCTGCTCAGCGGCGCGAACAGGACGGCCGGCGACACCATCGACGCTTCCATGTTTACAGGCGCCGGCTTCCTCAGCTTCCTCACGTTTTCCTGGATGTGGCCACTGCTAGCCGTCGGCCACAGGAAGACGCTTGATCTCGCCGACGTCCCGGACCTTGACCACGGAGACAGCGTGGCCGGCCTGCTCCCGTCGTTCAAGGCGAACCTCGACGCGCTCACCGGCGACGGCTCCGGTGGCCAGAAGGTCACGGCGTTCAAACTCACCCGGGCCATAGTGCGCACCGTGTGGTGGCACATCGTGGTGACCGGGCTCTATGCTCTGATCTACAGCCTGGCCATCTACGTTGGCCCATACCTCATCGACTCACTGGTACAGTACCTCAACGGCGACGAGAGGTACGCCGGCAAGGGGAAGCTCCTTGTTGTCACCTTCATCGCAGCTAAGGTGTTTGAGTGCTTGTCACAAAGGCACTGGTTCTTCCGGCTACAGCAAGCCGGGATACGAACAAGGTCTGTGCTTGTCTCCACCGTGTACCAGAAAGGGCTCTCCCTGTCCAGCAGCTCCAGACAGAGCCGCAGCAGCGGCGAGATGATCAACATCATCAGTGTAGATGCAGACCGCGTCGGGCTCTTCTCATGGTTCATGCACGACTTCTGGTTGGTGCCGCTCCAAGTATCCATGGCATTGTTCATCTTGTACTCCACCCTCGGGATTGCTTCGCTTGCGGCGCTCGGTGTCACCGTTATTGTCATGCTTGCCACTGTGCTTCCGATGCAAATGCAGGAGAAGTTCCAGGGGAAGCTGATGGATTGCAAGGATGTCAGGATGAAGGCGACATCTGAGATCCTGCGCAACATGAGGATTCTTAAACTGCAGGGGTGGGAGATGAAGTTCTTGTCCAAGATCATTGACCTGAGGAAGACAGAGGAAAGCTGGCTCAAGAAGTATCTTTACACGTCGACCATGACAACTTTCGTGTTCTGGGGTGCCCCGACCTTCGTAGCGGTGGTAACCTTCGGAGCCTGCATGCTCCTAGGGATACCATTGGACTCAGGGAAGGTGTTATCTGCATTGGCCACGTTCCGTGTCCTTCAAGAACCAATATACACCCTTCCCGACATGATCTCGATGTTTATTAAGACTAAGGTGTCTCTTGAGAGGATAGCATCTTTCCTGTGTCTCGAGGAGTTGCCGATGGATGCTGTGCAGAGGTTGCCAAGTGGTAACTCTGATGTCTCAGTTGAGGTCAGCAATGGGTGCTTCTCCTGGGACGCCTCATCTGAAGTACCAACGCTGACGGACCTGAACTTTCAAGCTCGCCACGGCATGCGGGTTGCAGTCTGTGGGATGGTCGGCTCTGGAAAATCAAGCTTGCTCTCTTCCATTCTTGGTGAGATGCCAAAGCTATCAGGAGAGGTCAAGGTTTGTGGAACAATGGCCTATGTCAGCCAGTTGGCATGGATACAGAGCGGCAAAATTCAGGACAACATACTGTTTGGCAAGGAGATGGACACTGAGAAGTATGACAGGGTCCTTGAGTCGTGTTctctgaagaaagacttggagatATTACCATTCGGTGACGAGACAGTAATTGGAGAGCGAGGCATCAATCTTAGTGGCGGGCAGAAGCAAAGGATTCAGATAGCCCGAGCTTTGTATCAGGATGCCGACATCTATTTATTTGATGATCCGTTCAGCGCAGTCGATGCTCACACAGGCTCCCATCTCTTCAAG GAATGCTTGCTTGGGGCTTTGGGTTCAAAAACAGTGATTTATGTTACTCACCAGATTGAATTCCTTCCTGCAGCTGACCTTATTCTG GTAATGAAAGGTGGGAGAATAGCACAAGCAGGCAAATATGATGAAATACTTAGCTCAGGGGAAGAGCTAATGGAACTGGTTGGCGCTCACCAAGATGCTCTCACAGCATTGGACGTGATTGATGTTGCTAATGGAGGCAGTGAGGCTCTCTCTTCTAGTGGTGCAGCAAGCCTTTCCAGGTCAGTGTCATCAGCTGAGGAGAATGATAAACAAAATGGTGAACAAGACTTTGGCAAGGTTCAAAGTGGGCAGCTGGTGCAGGAAGAGGAAAGGGAAAAGGGAAGGGTTGGGTTCTGGATCTACTGGAAGTACCTTACATTGTCTTATGGAGGAGCTCTTGTACCATTCGTGTTGATAGCTCAGATactttttcaagtacttcagattgCTAGCAATTACTGGATGGCTTGGGCCTCTCCTGTGTCGAAGGATGTCGAGCCTCCAGTGAGCATGTCAACACTGATCAACGTCTTTGTCGCATTGGCTGGTGCAAGTTCGCTGTGCATCCTCATACGAGCACTGTTTCTTGTGACAGCTGCATACAAAACGGCAACTCTGTTATTCGGCAAGATGCATATGTCAATTTTCAGAGCTCCTATGTCTTTCTTCGATTCCACTCCAAGTGGGCGCATCTTGAATAGA GCTTCAGCTGATCAAAGTGAAGTGGACACCAGCATTGCTCAACAGATGGGTTCAGTCGCATTTTCCATGATACAACTAGTTGGAATTATTGCTGTAATGTCTCAGGTTGCATGGCAGGTGTTTGTTGTTTTTGTTCCTCTAACTGTGGCCTGCTTCTGGTATCAG CGCTACTACATTGATACAGCCAGAGAACTGCAAAGGCTGGTTGGGGTTTGCAAGGCTCCTATAATACAGCATTTTGCAGAATCCATTACTGGATCAGCAACCATCAGAAGCTTTGGCAAGGAAAATATGTTTGTATCAACTAATAGCCATCTAATGGATGCCTTCTCTCGACCTAAATTCTATAACGCTGCAGCAAGGGAGTGGCTTTGCTTCCGCTTGGATACGCTATCATGCCTTACATTTGCGTTCTCTTTGTTATTTCTGATCAGTCTACCGACTGGTTTCATTGATCCAG CAATTGCTGGTCTCGCTGTCACATATGGGCTTAATTTGAACACACTCCAAGCATTTGTAGTCTGGTGCATGTGCAGTTTGGAGAACAAGATTATATCTGTAGAAAGAATTCTGCAATATATAAGCATTCCAGAAGAGCCCCCTCTTTCAATGTCAGGAGATAAGTTGCCTTATAACTGGCCGTCAGAGGGAGTAATTGAGCTCCATAACCTCCAT GTGAGATATGCTCCACAACTACCATTTGTTCTAAAGGGCCTTACAGTCACTTTTCCTGGAGCCATGAAGACTGGCATTGTTGGAAGAACAGGTAGTGGTAAATCAACTCTTATACAGGCCCTTTTCCGTATTGTGGATCCTACTATCGGTCAGATACTAGTAGACGGTGTCGACGTTTGCACCATTGGACTGCATGATCTGAGATCTAGACTGAGCATCATTCCACAAGACCCAACGATGTTCGAGGGAACTGTAAGGAGCAACATTGACCCTCTCGGAGAGTACAATGACAATCAAATTTGGGAG GCATTAGATAACTGTCAGCTAGGAGATGAGGTCAGGAAAAAGGAGCTGAAACTTGACTCACCAG TGATAGAGAATGGAGAGAACTGGAGTGTGGGTCAGCGCCAGCTTGCCTGTCTTGGTAGAGTGATTCTGAAAAGGAGTAAGATACTGGTTCTGGACGAAGCCACTGCTTCAGTGGATACCGCGACAGACAACTTGATCCAGAAGACACTACGGGAGTATTTTTCGGAGGCGACGGTCATCACAATTGCGCATCGAATCACCTCGGTCCTCGACAGTGATATGGTCTTGCTTCTTGACAACG GTGTTACCGTGGAGAGTGACACACCGGCCAGGTTGCTGGAGGATAAGTCGTCTCTGTTCTCAAAGCTTGTAGCAGAGTACACGATGAGGGCTACGTAG